A section of the Candidatus Omnitrophota bacterium genome encodes:
- the amrS gene encoding AmmeMemoRadiSam system radical SAM enzyme yields MSATQNNYVGRFYKEVENGRILCDLCPRNCVLSDGQRGFCFVRQNINGQMILTTYGRSSGFCIDPIEKKPLNHFFPGTSIFSFGTAGCNLGCKFCQNWDISKSKEFERLSEEATPERIAQTAKKLDCRSVAFTYNDPVIFAEYAMDTADACRALGIYAVAKTAGYITDEARPEFFKHMDAANVDLKAFTEKFYRNLTLSGLRPVLDTLTFLKEKTKVWLEITNLIIPGENDSPEEFLEMCKWIVKNLGADVPVHFTAFHPDFKMNDHPATSASTLRKAREIALAQGIHFVYTGNVSDVKTQSTYCHGCGKLLIERNWYELGAYHIKGGKCRYCQTVCPGYFEDSAGRWGSKRVPVSMN; encoded by the coding sequence GTGTCTGCTACCCAAAATAATTATGTTGGACGATTTTATAAAGAAGTTGAAAACGGACGGATCCTCTGTGATCTGTGTCCAAGGAATTGTGTCTTGTCCGACGGTCAACGTGGGTTTTGCTTTGTTCGTCAGAACATAAACGGGCAAATGATCCTGACGACATACGGGCGCAGCAGCGGTTTTTGCATTGACCCCATTGAAAAGAAACCGCTGAATCACTTCTTTCCGGGGACAAGTATCTTTTCTTTTGGGACGGCCGGATGCAATTTGGGATGTAAATTCTGCCAAAATTGGGATATTAGCAAATCGAAGGAATTTGAACGATTATCTGAAGAAGCAACGCCGGAAAGAATTGCTCAAACAGCAAAAAAGTTAGATTGCCGTAGCGTTGCGTTCACCTACAATGATCCGGTCATTTTTGCCGAATACGCGATGGATACGGCGGATGCCTGTCGGGCTTTAGGGATCTATGCGGTTGCTAAAACTGCAGGGTACATTACCGATGAAGCTCGTCCGGAATTCTTTAAGCATATGGATGCGGCCAATGTTGACCTAAAAGCTTTTACTGAAAAATTCTATCGGAATTTAACTCTTTCCGGGCTAAGGCCCGTTCTCGACACGCTCACTTTTCTAAAAGAAAAAACAAAAGTTTGGCTGGAGATCACGAATTTGATCATTCCCGGTGAAAATGATTCGCCGGAAGAATTTCTTGAAATGTGCAAGTGGATCGTTAAAAATCTTGGGGCGGATGTTCCTGTGCATTTTACGGCGTTCCATCCTGATTTTAAGATGAACGATCATCCGGCGACGTCGGCGAGTACATTGCGTAAAGCGCGCGAGATCGCTTTGGCGCAGGGAATACATTTTGTTTACACCGGGAATGTCAGTGATGTTAAAACACAAAGCACGTATTGCCACGGATGCGGAAAACTCCTCATTGAACGTAATTGGTACGAATTAGGCGCGTATCATATTAAAGGCGGAAAATGCCGGTATTGTCAAACAGTTTGCCCCGGATATTTTGAAGATAGCGCCGGCCGTTGGGGTTCAAAACGTGTGCCGGTAAGTATGAACTAA
- a CDS encoding exodeoxyribonuclease III: MKLLCWNVNGIRAVEKKGFVEWLRKESPDILCIQETKAHPSQLTEGLLRPGPYKTYWSSAEKKGYSGVGIFSKKDADVQEGLGIKKFDCEGRVLEADYGDFVLFNIYFPNGGAGNKRVPFKMEFYDAFLKTALNLQKKGKGIIVCGDVNTAHEEIDLARPKENQKNTGFLPEERAWVTKFISHGFIDTFRHFEKGAQHYTWWDYKTGARARNIGWRIDYFFISENLLPKLKNAFILKDVMGSDHCPIGIEIK, from the coding sequence ATGAAGCTGTTGTGTTGGAATGTGAACGGGATCCGCGCGGTTGAAAAAAAAGGATTTGTGGAGTGGTTAAGAAAAGAATCGCCGGATATTTTATGTATCCAGGAAACGAAAGCCCATCCCAGCCAGTTGACAGAAGGCCTTTTGCGTCCGGGCCCGTATAAAACATATTGGTCGTCCGCCGAAAAGAAAGGTTATAGCGGCGTTGGGATCTTTTCTAAAAAAGACGCGGATGTTCAAGAGGGCCTGGGGATAAAGAAGTTTGATTGCGAAGGGCGCGTGCTTGAGGCGGACTATGGAGACTTTGTTCTGTTCAATATCTATTTTCCTAACGGCGGTGCCGGCAATAAACGTGTTCCATTTAAGATGGAATTCTATGACGCCTTCCTAAAAACAGCTTTAAATTTGCAAAAAAAGGGAAAAGGGATCATTGTCTGCGGCGATGTTAACACGGCGCATGAAGAAATTGATCTGGCGCGCCCCAAAGAAAATCAAAAGAATACCGGTTTTCTCCCTGAGGAGCGGGCCTGGGTCACCAAATTTATTTCGCACGGGTTTATCGACACATTCCGTCATTTTGAAAAAGGCGCGCAGCATTATACCTGGTGGGATTATAAAACGGGAGCGCGCGCCAGGAATATCGGCTGGAGAATAGATTATTTTTTTATTTCAGAAAATCTATTGCCAAAACTCAAAAACGCGTTTATTTTAAAAGATGTGATGGGGTCCGATCATTGCCCCATTGGAATTGAAATTAAATAA
- a CDS encoding response regulator, with protein sequence MSKKVLVVDDDPVVLKLVKSRLEANQYEVTTASDGDEGLQKLKTQKPDLIILDVEMPRMDGYTFVVELKKHDDLKNIPIIILTAKEHLKDLFKLEGIRDYIVKPFKAEKFLETVKKYLA encoded by the coding sequence ATGTCAAAAAAGGTTCTAGTCGTTGATGACGATCCGGTCGTTCTAAAGTTAGTAAAATCCCGCCTGGAAGCTAACCAATATGAAGTTACGACGGCTAGCGATGGCGATGAGGGTTTGCAAAAGCTTAAAACCCAAAAACCGGATCTGATCATTTTAGATGTCGAGATGCCTCGGATGGATGGCTATACGTTTGTTGTCGAATTAAAAAAGCACGATGATCTTAAAAATATTCCTATCATTATTTTGACGGCGAAGGAGCATCTGAAAGACCTCTTTAAGTTGGAAGGTATTCGGGACTATATCGTCAAGCCGTTCAAGGCCGAAAAATTCCTCGAAACTGTAAAAAAATATCTCGCCTAG
- a CDS encoding superoxide dismutase family protein, producing the protein MNIFCSLFIVFSLGFLCAAPINAAEAVAEIKPTLAGSPIAGEAVFEEKNGGLDVAVTLVNVTPGKHGFHIHENGSCDDEGKAAGSHFNPDAVAHGMASKDGFEHAHAGDFGNIEIDADGFGTLDFFMPGLTLTDMNSKYNVVGRAVIVHEKEDDFGQPLGNAGGRIACGIIGLVDMSAQTTIGEPAQ; encoded by the coding sequence GTGAATATCTTTTGTTCACTTTTCATTGTTTTTTCATTGGGATTTTTATGCGCGGCTCCTATTAATGCCGCAGAGGCTGTCGCGGAAATTAAACCGACATTGGCAGGCTCTCCTATAGCCGGAGAGGCGGTCTTCGAGGAAAAAAACGGCGGATTAGATGTTGCGGTTACGCTTGTTAATGTGACGCCGGGCAAGCACGGATTTCATATTCACGAAAATGGAAGCTGTGATGACGAAGGGAAAGCCGCCGGAAGCCATTTTAATCCTGACGCGGTGGCGCATGGCATGGCCTCAAAGGATGGTTTTGAACATGCGCATGCCGGTGATTTCGGAAATATTGAAATAGACGCGGATGGTTTCGGGACGCTTGATTTTTTTATGCCCGGACTAACTTTGACCGATATGAATTCGAAATATAATGTGGTAGGCCGAGCGGTTATCGTGCACGAAAAAGAAGATGATTTTGGCCAGCCTCTAGGAAACGCCGGCGGAAGAATTGCCTGCGGGATCATTGGGCTGGTGGATATGAGCGCGCAAACAACCATCGGAGAACCTGCGCAGTAA
- a CDS encoding hydrolase, with amino-acid sequence MLTTQNTFVLLIDVQERLMAHIHRVEEFNKNLVNFLKGVRILEVPFILTEHVPEKLGKTTSPILEIMPETIPIVKNTFSCWGNRDFKKSVKKLGRKKILVAGVETHVCVYQTVADLVQAGFEVQVVSDCVSSRTLDNKNIGLERIKHVGASVTSVETALCELLKIAQGEKFKKIIQLIK; translated from the coding sequence ATGCTGACAACTCAAAATACGTTCGTTCTTCTCATTGATGTACAAGAGCGCCTGATGGCCCACATCCATAGGGTTGAGGAGTTTAATAAAAATCTCGTTAACTTCCTTAAAGGTGTCCGCATCTTAGAAGTTCCTTTCATTTTGACCGAGCATGTTCCCGAAAAACTCGGGAAAACCACTTCTCCTATTCTTGAAATCATGCCCGAAACAATTCCCATTGTTAAAAATACTTTTAGCTGCTGGGGGAACCGGGATTTTAAAAAGTCCGTTAAGAAACTTGGCCGCAAGAAGATCTTGGTTGCCGGTGTTGAAACCCATGTCTGCGTTTATCAAACCGTTGCCGATCTTGTGCAGGCCGGCTTTGAAGTTCAAGTGGTCAGCGATTGCGTTTCTTCCCGCACCCTTGACAATAAAAACATCGGCCTTGAGCGCATCAAACATGTCGGCGCGAGCGTTACCAGCGTTGAAACAGCTCTTTGCGAATTACTTAAGATCGCTCAAGGAGAAAAATTTAAGAAAATCATCCAGCTTATCAAGTAG